From Thalassophryne amazonica chromosome 5, fThaAma1.1, whole genome shotgun sequence:
GAGTGCTaaactgctctctgtgccagggaaGGTGCTTTCAAGGATCATTCGTAATAAGATTCAGTTTCAGCTACTTGCTGCTCATTGACTGGAACAGCCTGGTTacacacccaagaagtcaactgTTGACCGCATTCTAGCCCTGCGGGTACTCATAAAATGCAAGCGTGAgtatcagcagtgcttctttgcagccaatGTTAAGTTTTGCAAAGCGTTTGTTTCAGTTGATCGGACTGCCCTACTGGGACATCCTAAGTATTTGTAGGATCCCCAAGAAGCTACTCCAAACTCATCACCACGGCTCTGAAATTACTAGTAAcatctctcaaaaaaaaaaaaactttccagtaGTAGAACATTTTTGTGCAGTCGGGCTGGAAGGATTAAAGTACGTTCACAAGCGACTTGTCTGTCTTCTTATTCTCCACTGCAAGGAGAGACAACAGGCACAGGGTACAGTGTAGTAGTGTGGGAATTTTCTGTACAGAATCAAGGCTGGAAATATTATCTCAACAATAGTTGAAAATTAGCATTACACTGTATTAATCCCTACCTCTGATCTGCTCCACATCTGACACCCAGTGttaaaatatttcaaataaatgCAGACCTTTGGACATATCAGTGTTAATGTCTATCTCCATGTCCACCATCCTGTCTGAAAATGGATCAACAGTCAATCTTCCTCATGACAGAGGGATTGCCACAATGAATGACGATTAATTTGCTCATTAGTTTTCCCAGCCCAAGTTAACGTGTGGTTTATTAATTAAAATTCTAATTAATATAACTTCAAAAGGAATTGACCAAAATACACAAAGTACTTGTGTGCCTATCTTGGAATGTTGACAAAAGCTGAAAAGACATTTTGTGAATTTGCAGTAAATTTAATTGATTCATCCTTGGTCCATTTTCCTTCCTTTCAACAGTTTTCATGATAATCACCCACAATATCAATCCTGGTGGAAACAGAATCAGCCAACCCACAGAAAGGGATTATAACATAACTCTTTTATTGGACATAATAACAGTAAATTGTACTTGTATAGCAGCTTTCAAAATCAATccaataataaattaaattaaagccaGAAATATTACCTTAACTTAAAGAAGCTTAATCAAATGCTGCATTCCTACAAGTCTGTTTGTCTTTTTACTGGAAGTGATATTTGAATTTTACAGATTGCAGTACATCAGTAGTCTCGCAGTGTACAAGTATTTCATCAGTGTCAAATGTTACTGTCTTCTTTGATTtctctgggtttttgttttttgtttttttgtttgtttttttgtggatgACTGACTTTCTCTCTGTGGATGTGTAATTGACCCCAAGACTAATCAGTAATGTTTGTCCATGTGATTCGTTCCAGTGCTCCCAGATTGGATTAGCTGAAAAATACATGGGTGTATTCACCAAAAAGCAGGTCAAAATGGCCGTCTTTCTTGACAAAAAGGCTTATGTTCCAGGTAAGGTGCTGTCATTTTACAACATATTCATGCAAGACATGACCAAAGTGCAGCACAGTCAGCTGATATGAAACAATTACACCCGTCTCGTGACCACATAAAACAGAACACCTTCTGGTTTTGTAATGAGTAACTGTTTATTTTGACAGGTCAAACTGTTCTTGCTGTTGCAAAAATCAAGAATGACTCCTCCAAAACATTGATACCTAAATTCACTTTGCAGCAGCGGATTGTGTACTGGACCAAGAGCGACTTTAAGAAGTCTAAAAAGACAATATGCAAACTGTCTGGACAGACTATTGCGGCCTGCACAAAGACAACTGTGACATGTCCAATTGTACTTCCTCATGATCTGCCACCCTCTATCCAAAACTGTGACATGCTCTCACTGGACTATTGTGTCAAGGTTAGTAgcaatttgttttattatatgacTGCAACTCtatgtgcgctctgattggctgattaccgctcggctattttcccatatccggaaCAGTTTCCATGATAATCAGTCCACAACGcgtatttttgttacaaaccaggaaaGTAAAAACACGATCAGAAaacccaagtcggacatgaacgtactccataaatatctaaatagcATCAGAAAACACACATGGAtttaaagcttaccagctaacgagtggaccacctgttagcaagttcttcatggagatgAAGAAAGCAAATGAGCCCAACACTGTCAGCAGCATATTctggtgatactgtaagtttgcatatttatatataaataatagCCATATGAACGAATTATTAACCTCGTTTGCTtggtctgtacaggaatatcagatCTCAGTGTGATCTCGCATGTCAGATTTGGGActttatttacaattttcacggcatgaaataaaacaaaacaaaaagcgaacaaatAAATTATGAGTGACTAAGACGACCATTCTCCAagcaaattttattacactgatgagTTTGAATTGAAGGAACTAGCAGCAAACGAGCttaaagtggacatgcaaaatgaagaccaacaagatgaaaacacaacgaacagccatataataaatgaattattaacctcgcttgctctatCTTTACGGAAATATCAGTCCTGTCTTTTTTGTACGGCCAGAGTGCAGCTGTCaagacctcagtctgatattttccagtacagacctcacactcggttaataatcctttaataaatATACAAACACTGTCTGCCTGTAAAATGCTTCTAGCTCAGCGCATACTTGATTTGTTCACACCTGTCTCTCTTAATCATGTGTAACAGtagtagaaataataataataataataataatagcaccaataaattaaattaataaatagcAATATTTTCACACAATTGGGTCAGTgcttgtgcgtgcatgtactacaaaaaaaaaaaaaagactgtgtacatcctcagtgcagtgaaaaaaaaatcacatcagaaattagtctagcttttcattttaacttcctgctaacagcctccagagacagcgtagtggatttgttttgtgtgtgcgtgtgtgcacacagAGTGCAATAGTACCAAACGCATCTAACCAAATTTGTACTCTAAacggaaccaaactgcactctaaatgcaatgcaacacaaatgggatgaataatccatgtcatgtgacatacaaagcaccaatcaaatgacaaggatccactcagctgttatataataaataatatcttaataaaacataacaaaaatatAAGTGCCAAATATAACCTAATAAATATAACAAATGTGTTTCTCCCCCCAGGTGTATTTGGATATCGCTTTAGCCTTTGATCCAACAGTTGCGTTTCCGGTGGTCATCATTCCGTCGATCTTTGCTATCGATCTGCTCGGTGAGGCTGCAGCCCCCTATCCAGCAGGGACTGTTGGGAGCCCAGGCAACTCTGACATCCCTCGTCGTGCCAACTCTGATGGATCCCCTGCACCCTGGAGTTCAGGTGTTTATGGCCCCATAGTCCCAGTTAGTGCTCAGTATCCCAACATGGCAAGCGGCTATAACCAACTGCtgccaccacaggcctccccacATGGAATCGCAGCATCTTCAGGGCATCATCTCCAGCCTACTGCTCCATCCCTGCCTCAACCTGGAGAACACCCTCCATCATATAAGTCCCTTTTCCCCCACTCCTAATGAGACTCACAGAAAGGGAAATGCAATCAATCGATTGTAGTGACATCTGGTGGAGAGGTTCAGTCACAATCTTTATTTGACTGACTTTTTTCATTGTAATATTTAATTACCGTCAGTGCAGTTTTTGACTTCAGAGTACTATGGATTCCCAAAACTCCTTACAAAGAGTGATGTCACCTGTATTGCACCAAACATGATGTTTAATATGATGGTCTCATCAAACTATCAAACTCATTGCAGCTAAATTCACAGACTCCATCTGGTTTATGATTAAGTCAATGCTGAAAGCATGTTCTGTTTGTGCATTCTCTATAATCTGAGTCAGATGATCTTGTGACTTCTACATTTGCTCCAGTTTCAACACAGGCGTAGGGAAGGGAGTGGACTTAGGACTTAAAGCCTTCCTGAAATTTTCCACAGATAGCGATGACAGAAGCAATTCTTTTTAATCCTTTTAATGAAATGAACCAATTGGGACACAATAATATATTGGATTTGAAAATTACACTGTACTggaagataaacaaacaaacactgcttGCAAAATAAGAAATTTATTCTCTATCTTAAAACAGTGACAAAGATAAATGAAACCCTTGCTCCAAAAAGTGATCCATTGTTTCAAAATTTTCAAAACAATTGAACATGATTCTGTTTTCAAAACTAAATTCAGCAGTTTCTTCAGAGGATTATTCTTTTCTTTTAACCTCCATTGGACAACTAAATGAAACTGCTTCAGAAAAGgattctgttatggataagacgcggattgaggagcggtccagtatctgactgaacccagcatgaaataatcagaagcagttccaaaaagaaaacacctttatttttctccctttgtgctatacatgaaatactaaataatttaagttctggtgaggtgaaaaggcggcgcgctctctcagcgtctcaacagtcggagtccaaacgttcaggactcaggagttccgccaacaccccccccaggtgactttcccagactgtactctgcgaaggaggaacagagatgagattattcaacacttattactacgaaatattgtttagaggcaaacttatcagctacacgtttaggtctggtttcaaaacttagttcaaagaggctgctgctcacagctagtggaggatcattaatccgcacgccactgctgtgaggagcacgccaaacaatttccaccaataattacttatagctgcgtataaacgccaatttatattcacggataaacttttcagaatattcacctctgtcgtgtgctgacaacgtttgcctctcaccctcgtcctccttcacaggcgcgatgtcagactctgaaacggccctcagcgtccccacacggtcgtcacaaggtcgtattctccggcaatcttatccaactcactgctggtttaaatgtagttcttcatcactacattggtaccaggtggaagtcctcagatctgcacgtgaacatcacaggtgtcgtggattgtcctgttagagagccgcacgagaatgcaacaggtgcagccaatcatcgtaacagaggagagagactcttctgcagcacattttcctcagagaacagccccaaatcacctggaaaggaaaataaacacaaaacaaccaaaccttgtccagccaaaacccccccaacacacaacagattcaTTGCTTTAAGATGCTATACAATAATAAATCAGTTGTTTCATTCACTCTTTTGCAAACTATATGAACCAATTGTTTCATTATTGATGCATCAGCTTTATCATATCAAATGTAGTGAATAAATCTACAGttaatttgttatttatttaacctttgttTTAtgctgttgttgtccattcgactGCTCTCATTTTTGTTCAGGGTGAATTAATGTTAGCAACTTGCAGCCACGACACGATGATCCTGTAAACTGTAAATTATGTAAAGTCCTGTGATGTTTCTATATAGTTTATGCAAATAAAAATGATTTTGTTGTTGAATATGGCCTCACTTTTCCTGTACCAACTTGATTCCATTTTTACTTTGTCATAACTCGTGCACATTCTTTGAGGTACACCATGACCCAGAAAAACATCAGGAGACCAAGCAAACCCAAAATGCTGTCTCATTTCTCAGCACAACAAGCAGGCAATCCTATTCAGCTTGGAACATTATTTTGTCCTCCTAGCAGATTTATGCGCTTTAAACCTAATTGATAGTCCGTGGAGTTGTAGCATGTTGGCTGGAAGCACATTTATTTAACAAATGTGGTGGTAAACACCGAGAATGTGAGAAGGGGTGTCACCAGGAATTCGTTTGGGGTAGGGATGGGGCGGGGGTTGGTTTGGTCCCACTCTCGACTGTCTACTGAAACATCTTTCACATGGCTCAAAGCAGTGCACAGCACAATGCAAGTGCCCATGTCCTTTAAACTGAAAGTAAAATTATGTGCATCTGTCAATGCATGGATGCACTGGTGTAAAAGTAAAGTGTGGTGTAGTGCTGGTGCATTGTGTAAAGTGAAACTATAAAGTGATTGCACTATAGACCAGCAAAAACCTAGGCTAAAGTTAAGCATAGTTTATTTATGGTATTTAAATGTTACTCAGATGCATCTTACAAAACTGGATTCATGGGGCATATACATGTTGCTTGTGTGATGGaggcagcaggagtcgctgtgcatgtggtagccagtaaacctcactccccaacagctaaagGACTCACTGGCCACACAGTCCagagcctgggttttagccttatgGTCAGAGCACCcacctcccatgccagagattgtGAGCTAGCATCCCGAGAGTGGAGTGACAGTGAAGTGGACacatgataaatggtaaatggactgcatttatatagcgcttttccatctgcatcagatgctcaaagtgctttacaatgcctcatattcacattctcaagcccaatgctagaCTAGACCGTCTAGTCTCCCAAGACATCCCCACAATACACATACACAATGCAGAAGTTAAACTTGCATATAGAATTAAAATTAATAGAAAGCacccattaaacaaaataaaagtaaacaaatAGTATTATATATACAAAACGTCAACttgctgcttcacctcagggagctttggagtTTCTGATATCCACTGTCCATTCATATGGCTTTCCATACTTCAAAACTGTACAAAAGCCACATGACGGTCAATAAACATCCGATCGCCAttgtcacatttgtgttgcttcATTCTTTCAATTGTTCATCAACAGTCAAGGACCACATCATTGAGTGTGGATGGACACTCAACATCCACGTCGCTAACACAAACAACTGAGAGCCGGTCCCTTATCCACATCACACCCTGACATTATAAGATTGCAACAGCCGTCCGCTGTTGTCACCATTGCTTTCTCTGACACATCATGGTCACACTTATAAACACACGGATAAACCATTTTTCATGTTTTGCCAGCTGCATTTCTTGTTTTTCCAAATAATAAATGaacaattaatttaaaaaatgtttcaaaaaatTCTAAATTTCAAATAAGTCTAATAGATGTGGGTAGGGGTGCCTccggggattttgggccccatggaaAGACATCTTATTGGCTTCCCCTCACAGCCAGCCACTGGGCCGGCTGGAAATTTTGATACTATTTTACATAAAACTGCACtttaatgatatttttgactATCATTCTGAAAATGCAAAATTTAAATACAAAATAACCTCTTCAATTAAAATGACATGCAATTATAATCtgtgaagaaacaaacaaaatcgcAGCCAAAAAACACCATCAAAAACAAAATGACCATTTACCTTTTACGATTTATCGTAATTTGaacattaatatgtatatgtcacagacatgaatgagcgaagctcttcagtatcttaccatgtcatttaggtccttcagactttttgagcaaatgcttcaggggagcattagcatggctaaaacctttcagcttctggggggctccaccccccagacccctctaatttttttttaatgtagatgtaaattaatatttaaacttttcagctagttgacagtagggctgtacaaaatggccaaattatcatatctcagtattgtcatatcagtatgatatacgatatgactatgatttcacacaaagtgcagcaacactgaaaattaaac
This genomic window contains:
- the LOC117510374 gene encoding arrestin domain-containing protein 3-like, which encodes MPSIQGVDLSYYNLNSYGVFCAGDTITGTVSFSVHNEANVESLFVKAKADGKIALSKGDGDSKRSYSTHKRYFKVKQYLIDHSSKVTVLRSGVHRFTFSINIPQMDMPSSFTGKHGKIVYLLEAKLSKSWGRPCVVKREFNFVARPILSHGQCSQIGLAEKYMGVFTKKQVKMAVFLDKKAYVPGQTVLAVAKIKNDSSKTLIPKFTLQQRIVYWTKSDFKKSKKTICKLSGQTIAACTKTTVTCPIVLPHDLPPSIQNCDMLSLDYCVKVYLDIALAFDPTVAFPVVIIPSIFAIDLLGEAAAPYPAGTVGSPGNSDIPRRANSDGSPAPWSSGVYGPIVPVSAQYPNMASGYNQLLPPQASPHGIAASSGHHLQPTAPSLPQPGEHPPSYKSLFPHS